Proteins encoded within one genomic window of Thermus oshimai DSM 12092:
- a CDS encoding cytochrome c oxidase subunit 2A, with protein sequence MEEKPVGALGVVVVLSITILVFWLGVYALFFARG encoded by the coding sequence ATGGAAGAAAAACCGGTTGGGGCTTTAGGAGTCGTGGTGGTTCTCAGCATCACCATCCTGGTCTTCTGGCTGGGGGTATACGCCCTCTTCTTCGCCCGGGGGTAG
- a CDS encoding GTP-binding protein produces the protein MSTINFANREINFKIVYYGPGLSGKTTNLKWIYGKIPEGRKGEMISLATEDERTLFFDFLPLDLGEVKGFKTRFHLYTVPGQVFYNASRKLILRGVDGIVFVADSAPNRLRANAESMRNMRENLAEYGLKLEDLPIVLQVNKRDLPDALPVEMVRAVVDPEGRFPVFEAVATEGKGVFETLKEVSRLVLARVGSGA, from the coding sequence ATGAGCACCATCAACTTCGCCAACCGTGAGATCAACTTCAAGATCGTCTACTACGGCCCTGGCCTTTCCGGGAAGACCACCAACCTCAAGTGGATCTACGGCAAAATCCCCGAGGGGCGCAAAGGGGAGATGATCTCCCTGGCCACCGAGGACGAGCGCACCCTGTTCTTTGACTTCCTGCCCCTGGACCTGGGGGAGGTGAAGGGCTTCAAAACCCGGTTCCACCTCTACACCGTGCCGGGGCAGGTCTTCTACAACGCCAGCCGCAAGCTCATCCTAAGGGGGGTGGACGGCATCGTCTTCGTGGCGGACTCGGCCCCAAACCGCCTAAGGGCCAACGCGGAGAGCATGCGCAACATGCGGGAGAACCTGGCGGAATACGGCCTCAAGCTGGAGGACCTCCCCATCGTCCTGCAGGTGAACAAGCGCGACCTCCCGGATGCCCTTCCCGTGGAGATGGTCCGGGCGGTGGTGGACCCCGAGGGGCGCTTCCCCGTCTTTGAGGCCGTGGCCACGGAGGGCAAAGGGGTGTTTGAAACCCTGAAGGAGGTGAGCCGCCTGGTCCTGGCCCGGGTGGGAAGCGGGGCGTAA
- a CDS encoding roadblock/LC7 domain-containing protein, whose translation MVEPTLVLYGALYEKAVEALEETLRETGARYALLVDRKGFVLAHKEALWAPKPPPLDSLATLAAGNAAATQALAKLLGEVRFQEILHQGERIGLYMDEAGDHALLLLVFDESAPLGKVKLYGKRAAEALARLVEEAIANPPKLNLDTEYREGAKALLDELFGN comes from the coding sequence ATGGTGGAACCCACCCTGGTCCTCTACGGGGCCCTCTACGAGAAGGCGGTGGAGGCCCTGGAAGAAACCCTACGGGAAACCGGAGCCCGTTACGCCCTTCTGGTGGACCGGAAAGGCTTCGTCCTGGCCCACAAGGAGGCCCTCTGGGCCCCCAAGCCCCCGCCTCTGGACTCCCTGGCCACCCTGGCCGCGGGGAACGCCGCCGCCACCCAGGCCCTGGCCAAGCTCCTGGGGGAGGTGCGCTTCCAGGAGATCCTCCACCAAGGGGAACGGATCGGGCTCTACATGGACGAGGCCGGGGACCACGCCCTTCTCCTCCTGGTCTTTGACGAAAGCGCCCCCTTGGGCAAGGTGAAGCTCTACGGTAAAAGGGCCGCGGAGGCTCTGGCCAGGCTGGTGGAGGAGGCCATCGCCAACCCCCCCAAGCTCAACCTGGACACGGAATACCGCGAAGGGGCCAAGGCCCTCCTGGACGAACTCTTCGGCAACTAG
- a CDS encoding M20/M25/M40 family metallo-hydrolase: MEAFLEEAKALLAELVALPTVSAEGRALEEGAKKVAEVLEGLGLRAELKRGYGPPVVLAEGGVGERTLLFYNHYDVQPPDPLELWATDPFTLVEKEGAWYARGAHDDKGELVARVVALRLFQEKHGFLPRVRFVVEGEEEVGSPHLADFVRDHKEALGAGAILWEAGGVDARGRPYLYAGLKGIVALELRVKTAAFDLHSSYGAVVENPIYRLSKALASLRDEEGRVLVEGFYHRVRPLTPLEMEVLAEIPDESEALKEAFGVRDFLGGARNLEFNQRLYAEPCINFNGFHAGYGGPGSKTVLPAEAYAKLDVRLVPDQDPEEIPLLLKRHLEAHGFHDVEVVVLEKGEHPARSDLAHPFVALARRALEEAFGEKAVLYPNMAGSGPMHPFLHHLGAPAVGLGVGYPGSRVHSPNEHIRIRDFERGVLALLRLLELYFLEG; the protein is encoded by the coding sequence ATGGAGGCTTTTCTTGAGGAGGCGAAGGCCCTTTTGGCGGAGCTGGTGGCCCTGCCCACGGTGAGCGCGGAGGGGCGGGCCCTGGAGGAGGGGGCCAAGAAGGTGGCGGAGGTCCTGGAGGGCCTGGGCCTACGGGCGGAGCTCAAGCGGGGCTACGGCCCCCCGGTGGTCCTGGCGGAGGGCGGGGTGGGGGAGAGGACCCTTCTTTTCTACAACCACTACGATGTCCAGCCCCCGGACCCCCTGGAGCTTTGGGCCACGGACCCCTTCACCCTGGTGGAGAAGGAGGGGGCCTGGTACGCCCGCGGGGCCCACGACGACAAGGGGGAGCTGGTGGCCCGGGTGGTGGCCTTGAGGCTTTTCCAGGAGAAGCACGGCTTCCTTCCCCGGGTGCGCTTCGTGGTGGAGGGGGAGGAGGAGGTGGGAAGCCCCCACCTGGCGGACTTCGTAAGGGACCACAAGGAGGCCCTAGGGGCGGGGGCCATCCTCTGGGAGGCCGGGGGGGTGGACGCCAGGGGGCGGCCCTACCTCTACGCGGGGCTTAAGGGCATCGTGGCCCTGGAGCTGCGGGTGAAGACGGCGGCCTTTGACCTCCACTCCTCCTACGGGGCGGTGGTGGAAAACCCCATCTACCGCCTGAGCAAGGCCCTGGCCTCTTTACGGGACGAGGAGGGCCGGGTTCTGGTGGAGGGGTTTTACCACCGGGTCCGGCCCCTCACCCCCTTGGAGATGGAGGTGCTGGCGGAGATCCCCGACGAGTCCGAGGCCCTGAAGGAGGCCTTCGGGGTGCGGGACTTCCTGGGAGGCGCGCGGAACCTGGAGTTCAACCAGCGGCTTTACGCCGAGCCCTGCATCAACTTTAACGGCTTCCACGCGGGCTACGGGGGTCCCGGTTCCAAGACCGTCCTCCCCGCCGAGGCCTACGCCAAGCTGGACGTGCGCCTGGTGCCGGACCAGGACCCGGAGGAGATTCCCCTTCTCCTCAAGCGCCACCTCGAGGCCCACGGCTTCCACGACGTGGAGGTGGTGGTCCTGGAGAAGGGGGAGCACCCGGCGCGGAGCGACCTGGCCCACCCCTTCGTGGCCCTGGCCCGGCGGGCCCTGGAGGAGGCCTTTGGGGAGAAGGCCGTGCTCTACCCCAACATGGCGGGCTCGGGGCCCATGCACCCCTTCCTCCACCACCTCGGTGCCCCCGCGGTGGGGCTTGGGGTGGGCTACCCCGGAAGCCGGGTCCACAGCCCCAACGAGCACATCCGCATCCGGGACTTTGAGCGGGGGGTCTTGGCCCTCCTCCGCCTCCTGGAGCTTTACTTCCTCGAGGGTTAG
- the speB gene encoding agmatinase has translation MLAFGEVQTPYEEARVVVLPVPYDLSLSFLPGARRGPEAILLASRELEPFLLELGVAPEEVGIHALPPVPFVAGSAEASHRRIYEEALRHLRAGKFLVSLGGDHSIVHPLVLAHREALGEFSILHIDAHADLYPEWQGSVYSHASPFYRLLQEGFPLVQVGIRAMDRDSLNLAREKGVALFPAHRIHREGLPLEAVLGALGDRVYISLDFDALDPSVMPSVGTPLPGGLSYRQVVDLLEAVFRAKEVVGMDFVELSPNGQFHAEMTAAQLVYHAIGLKGLKAGWLRPG, from the coding sequence ATGCTGGCCTTTGGCGAAGTCCAAACCCCCTACGAGGAGGCCCGGGTGGTGGTCCTCCCCGTGCCCTACGACCTCTCCCTCTCCTTCCTCCCCGGGGCCCGGCGGGGCCCGGAGGCCATCCTCCTGGCGAGCCGGGAGCTGGAGCCTTTCCTGTTGGAGCTTGGGGTGGCCCCGGAGGAGGTGGGGATCCACGCCCTACCCCCCGTGCCCTTCGTGGCGGGGAGCGCGGAGGCGAGCCACCGCCGGATCTACGAGGAGGCCCTTAGGCACCTCCGGGCGGGGAAGTTTTTGGTGAGCCTCGGGGGGGACCACTCCATCGTCCACCCCCTGGTCCTGGCCCACCGGGAGGCCTTAGGGGAGTTCTCCATCCTGCACATTGACGCCCACGCGGACCTCTACCCCGAGTGGCAGGGCTCGGTGTACTCCCACGCAAGCCCGTTTTACCGCCTCCTCCAGGAGGGTTTTCCCCTGGTGCAGGTGGGGATCCGCGCCATGGACCGGGACTCCCTAAACCTCGCCCGGGAAAAGGGGGTGGCCCTTTTCCCCGCCCACCGCATTCACCGGGAGGGCCTGCCCCTGGAGGCGGTCCTTGGGGCCTTGGGGGATCGGGTCTACATCAGCCTGGACTTTGACGCCCTGGACCCCTCGGTCATGCCCAGCGTGGGGACCCCCCTGCCCGGGGGGCTTTCCTACCGCCAGGTGGTGGACCTCCTGGAGGCGGTCTTCCGGGCCAAGGAGGTGGTGGGGATGGACTTCGTGGAGCTTTCCCCTAATGGCCAGTTCCACGCGGAGATGACCGCGGCCCAGCTGGTCTACCACGCCATCGGGCTTAAGGGCCTAAAGGCGGGGTGGCTCCGGCCCGGGTAG
- a CDS encoding alpha/beta hydrolase family protein, with translation MRPLALAFLLSGLALAQYTLPELRARAYGEGGFRVERVLEERARFTRVQFSHLSEGLRVHGFANLPKGRGPFPVVAVLHGYVEPSRYRLLAYTAPYADWLAERGFLVLHPNYRGHPPSEGAPARGLRHPYAVDVLNLLAEVRKGAFPQADPARIVLFGHSMGGGIAQIVALVDPGLRGAVLYGSMSGDERLNLERIRFWSGGTRGGELYTLPPELLAAHSAWTYLEDLRVPLSVHHGLKDAQVPPEWSWALCRRLKALKKPVECFSYPAGHLFWGEAEAQFRARVAAFLGRVFR, from the coding sequence GTGCGCCCCCTGGCCCTGGCCTTCCTCCTTTCCGGCCTGGCCCTGGCCCAGTACACCCTCCCCGAGCTCCGGGCCCGCGCCTATGGGGAAGGGGGCTTCCGGGTGGAGCGGGTCTTGGAGGAAAGGGCCCGCTTCACCCGGGTGCAGTTCTCCCACCTCTCCGAGGGCCTCCGGGTTCACGGCTTCGCCAACCTCCCCAAGGGGAGGGGGCCTTTTCCCGTGGTGGCCGTCCTCCACGGCTACGTGGAGCCCAGCCGCTACCGCCTCCTCGCCTACACCGCCCCTTACGCGGACTGGCTGGCGGAGCGGGGCTTTCTGGTCCTCCACCCCAACTACCGGGGCCACCCCCCCTCGGAAGGGGCCCCCGCCCGGGGCCTCCGCCACCCCTACGCGGTGGACGTCCTGAACCTCCTGGCGGAGGTGCGCAAGGGGGCCTTCCCCCAGGCCGACCCCGCCCGCATCGTCCTTTTCGGCCACTCCATGGGGGGCGGGATCGCCCAGATCGTGGCCCTGGTGGACCCGGGCCTTAGGGGGGCGGTCCTCTACGGGAGCATGAGCGGGGACGAGCGGCTTAACCTGGAAAGGATCCGCTTTTGGTCCGGGGGCACCCGGGGGGGCGAGCTCTATACCCTTCCTCCGGAGCTCCTGGCCGCCCATTCCGCCTGGACCTACCTCGAGGACCTCCGCGTTCCCCTTAGCGTCCACCACGGCCTAAAGGATGCCCAGGTCCCCCCGGAGTGGTCCTGGGCCCTTTGCCGGAGGCTCAAGGCCCTGAAAAAGCCCGTGGAGTGCTTCAGCTACCCCGCGGGCCACCTCTTCTGGGGGGAGGCGGAGGCCCAGTTCCGCGCCCGGGTGGCCGCTTTTTTGGGGCGGGTTTTCCGGTAA
- the efp gene encoding elongation factor P, translating into MISVTDLRPGTKVRMEGGLFECVEYQHQKIGRGGAKVVAKFKNLETGATIERTFNSGEKLEDIYVETRELQYLYPEGEELVLMDLETYEQFHVPKSRVEAWQFLKEGMTVLGDMYEGRPLKVIPPTVVELKVVDTPPGVRGDTVSGGSKPATLETGAVVQVPLFVEPGEVIKVDTRTGAYVGRA; encoded by the coding sequence ATGATCAGCGTGACCGACTTACGACCCGGCACCAAGGTGAGGATGGAGGGCGGCCTTTTTGAGTGCGTGGAGTACCAGCACCAGAAGATCGGCCGCGGCGGGGCCAAGGTGGTGGCCAAGTTCAAGAACCTGGAAACCGGGGCCACGATTGAGCGCACCTTCAACTCTGGGGAGAAGCTGGAGGACATCTATGTGGAAACCCGGGAGCTCCAGTACCTCTACCCCGAGGGGGAGGAGCTGGTCCTCATGGACCTCGAGACCTACGAGCAGTTCCACGTGCCCAAAAGCCGGGTGGAGGCCTGGCAGTTCCTAAAAGAGGGCATGACCGTCCTCGGGGACATGTACGAGGGCCGTCCCCTGAAGGTCATCCCCCCCACGGTGGTGGAGCTCAAGGTGGTGGACACCCCCCCGGGGGTGCGGGGGGATACGGTCTCCGGGGGCTCCAAGCCCGCCACCCTGGAGACGGGGGCCGTGGTCCAGGTGCCCCTCTTCGTGGAGCCCGGGGAGGTCATCAAGGTGGACACCCGCACCGGGGCCTACGTGGGCCGGGCCTAA
- the accB gene encoding acetyl-CoA carboxylase biotin carboxyl carrier protein, which translates to MTAKELKQILQALVEYGVNELTLETPDYKLTVRRGGEVQVVAVPQPAPLPQPLPAAPPPPAPAPAPVPLEAPQAAPPAKEEECAGCVEVRAPIVGTFYRAPAPDAPPYVKEGDRVEKGQVLCIIEAMKLMNEIESEVSGIVKKILVQNGEPVEYGQPLFLIQPV; encoded by the coding sequence ATGACGGCCAAGGAGTTGAAGCAGATCCTGCAGGCCCTGGTGGAGTACGGGGTGAACGAGCTCACCCTGGAAACCCCGGACTACAAGCTCACCGTACGGCGAGGGGGAGAGGTGCAGGTGGTGGCGGTGCCCCAGCCCGCGCCCCTACCCCAGCCCCTCCCCGCCGCGCCCCCGCCCCCGGCGCCTGCCCCCGCCCCTGTTCCCCTCGAGGCGCCCCAGGCGGCCCCTCCCGCCAAGGAGGAGGAGTGCGCGGGGTGCGTGGAGGTGCGGGCCCCCATCGTGGGCACCTTCTACCGTGCCCCCGCCCCGGACGCCCCCCCTTACGTGAAGGAGGGGGACCGGGTGGAGAAGGGCCAGGTCCTCTGCATCATCGAGGCCATGAAGCTCATGAACGAGATTGAGTCCGAGGTCTCGGGGATCGTCAAGAAGATCCTGGTGCAAAACGGGGAGCCCGTGGAGTACGGGCAGCCCCTCTTCCTCATCCAGCCGGTATGA
- the accC gene encoding acetyl-CoA carboxylase biotin carboxylase subunit: protein MRKVLIANRGEIALRIIRAAKELGLKTVVAHSTADEKSLPVLLADEAICIGPPPSGQSYLNIPNILSAAIVTGADAIHPGYGFLAENALFAEMCREHGLTFIGPTPENMKALGDKATARKVAREAGVPTVPGTDELESIEEAKRAAWEIGYPVILKASAGGGGRGMRVVHTEEELERAVQQAQEEARAAFGNPAVYLEKYIEEPKHIEIQVLGDGERVVHLWERDCSIQRRHQKLIEEAPSVLPFETRKAIAEAARRLAEHVGYVSAGTLEFLVDKEGNFYFIEMNTRIQVEHPVTEMVTGIDLVQAQFRIAMGEKLWLRQEDIEVRGHAIEVRVNAEDPEKGFRPSIGKVETLLFPGGPGIRVDSHLYAGYQIPPHYDSLIAKIIAWAPTREEAIRRMERALSETIIEGPGLKTTIPFHQKVLQNAFFRRGAVYTNFVARRMEL from the coding sequence ATGAGAAAGGTCCTCATCGCCAACCGGGGGGAGATCGCCTTAAGGATCATCCGGGCGGCCAAGGAGCTCGGGCTCAAGACGGTGGTGGCCCACTCCACCGCGGACGAGAAGAGCCTTCCCGTCCTCCTGGCGGACGAGGCCATCTGCATTGGGCCGCCCCCTTCGGGCCAGAGCTACCTCAACATCCCCAACATCCTCTCCGCGGCCATCGTGACGGGGGCGGACGCCATCCATCCGGGCTACGGGTTCCTGGCGGAAAACGCCCTCTTTGCGGAGATGTGCCGGGAGCACGGCCTCACCTTCATCGGCCCCACCCCGGAGAACATGAAGGCCTTAGGGGACAAGGCCACCGCCAGGAAGGTGGCCCGGGAGGCGGGGGTGCCCACGGTGCCGGGCACGGACGAGCTGGAAAGCATAGAGGAGGCCAAGCGCGCCGCGTGGGAGATCGGCTACCCCGTGATCCTCAAGGCCTCCGCCGGGGGTGGGGGCCGGGGGATGCGGGTGGTGCACACGGAGGAGGAGCTGGAGCGGGCGGTCCAGCAGGCCCAGGAGGAGGCCCGGGCGGCCTTCGGCAACCCCGCGGTCTACCTGGAGAAGTACATAGAGGAGCCCAAGCACATCGAGATCCAGGTCCTGGGGGACGGGGAGCGGGTGGTCCACCTCTGGGAGCGGGACTGCTCCATCCAGCGCCGCCACCAGAAGCTCATTGAGGAGGCCCCCAGCGTCCTCCCCTTTGAAACCCGCAAGGCCATCGCCGAGGCCGCGAGGCGCCTGGCGGAGCACGTGGGGTACGTGTCTGCGGGCACCTTGGAGTTTTTGGTGGACAAGGAGGGGAACTTCTACTTCATAGAGATGAACACCCGCATCCAGGTGGAGCACCCGGTGACGGAGATGGTCACCGGGATTGACCTGGTCCAGGCCCAGTTCCGCATCGCCATGGGGGAGAAGCTCTGGCTCAGGCAGGAGGACATCGAGGTGCGGGGGCACGCCATCGAGGTGCGGGTGAACGCCGAAGACCCCGAGAAGGGCTTCAGGCCCTCCATCGGCAAGGTGGAAACCCTCCTCTTCCCCGGGGGCCCCGGCATCCGGGTGGACAGCCACCTCTACGCGGGCTACCAGATCCCCCCTCACTACGACAGCCTCATCGCCAAGATCATCGCCTGGGCCCCCACGCGGGAGGAGGCCATCCGGCGCATGGAGCGCGCCCTTTCGGAGACCATCATTGAAGGCCCCGGCCTGAAGACCACCATCCCCTTCCACCAGAAGGTCCTCCAAAACGCCTTCTTCCGCCGGGGGGCGGTCTACACCAACTTCGTGGCCCGGCGCATGGAGCTGTAG
- a CDS encoding Asp23/Gls24 family envelope stress response protein, translating to MVDYEITDQALEALVLHALMELQGVRPLETIPRPLGEVFKRARPVRVERTPEGLSVDLVLSVDYGLPIPELAPKVQKEVAEALYLATGEKVKAVNLTVAQVEYPKEAHAAQG from the coding sequence ATGGTGGACTACGAGATCACCGACCAGGCCCTGGAAGCCCTGGTCCTCCACGCCCTCATGGAGCTCCAGGGCGTGCGCCCCCTGGAGACCATCCCCCGCCCCCTGGGGGAGGTCTTCAAGCGGGCCCGGCCCGTGCGGGTGGAAAGGACCCCGGAGGGCCTAAGCGTGGACCTCGTCCTCTCCGTGGACTACGGCCTGCCCATACCGGAGCTGGCCCCGAAGGTCCAGAAGGAGGTGGCCGAGGCCCTTTACTTGGCCACCGGGGAGAAGGTGAAGGCGGTGAACCTCACCGTGGCCCAGGTGGAGTACCCCAAGGAGGCCCATGCGGCGCAGGGCTAG
- the nusB gene encoding transcription antitermination factor NusB produces the protein MRRRARELAMRALFAHTQGGVDLEEALQHALSAMGGEEDPYGDPLDEEGVAFARRLLEGFKAHQEEVDRVLKETVEGWDFAQMSKTDLTVLRLAVYEMLFEPTPFAPLIEVAVKIAKRYGGEHSGAFVNGVLGKVYRRIQEGALKAAPKEA, from the coding sequence ATGCGGCGCAGGGCTAGGGAACTGGCCATGCGGGCCCTCTTCGCCCACACCCAGGGCGGGGTGGACCTGGAAGAGGCCCTTCAGCACGCCCTTTCCGCCATGGGGGGGGAGGAGGACCCCTACGGGGACCCCCTGGACGAGGAAGGGGTGGCCTTCGCCCGGAGGCTCCTGGAGGGCTTTAAGGCCCACCAGGAGGAGGTGGACCGCGTTCTGAAGGAGACGGTGGAGGGCTGGGACTTCGCCCAGATGTCCAAGACCGACCTCACCGTGCTTCGCCTGGCGGTCTACGAGATGCTCTTTGAGCCCACCCCCTTCGCCCCCCTCATTGAGGTGGCGGTGAAGATCGCCAAGCGCTACGGGGGGGAGCACTCGGGGGCCTTCGTGAACGGCGTGTTGGGCAAGGTGTACCGTCGGATCCAGGAGGGCGCCCTGAAGGCGGCGCCCAAGGAGGCGTAG
- a CDS encoding bifunctional 5,10-methylenetetrahydrofolate dehydrogenase/5,10-methenyltetrahydrofolate cyclohydrolase produces MAARLLSGHEVAEAVYEELRARLKEHPFVPSLRVIRLGEDPASVSYVRLKDKRARALGYRSQVEVYPEDLPEEALLRRIQELNADPGVDGILVQLPLPRHIRTERVLEAIDPLKDVDGFHPLNVGRLWSGGEGLFPCTPLGVVRLLKHYGVELKGKEAVIVGRSNIVGKPLAALLLREDATVTLAHSRTQNLPEVARRAEILVVAVGRPHLVQKEWVRPGAIVVDVGVNRVGDRLLGDVHPEVAEVASALTPVPGGVGPMTVAMLMYNTWKAALLRRHGVPA; encoded by the coding sequence ATGGCGGCCCGTCTTCTTTCCGGGCACGAGGTGGCCGAGGCGGTGTACGAGGAGCTTCGGGCGCGCCTTAAAGAACACCCTTTCGTCCCCTCCTTGAGGGTCATCCGCCTCGGGGAGGACCCGGCCTCGGTGTCCTACGTGCGGCTTAAGGACAAAAGGGCCCGGGCCCTGGGCTACCGGAGCCAGGTGGAGGTCTACCCCGAGGACCTTCCCGAGGAGGCCCTCCTCCGGCGCATCCAGGAGCTCAACGCCGACCCCGGGGTGGACGGCATCCTGGTCCAGCTTCCCCTGCCCCGCCACATCCGCACGGAGCGGGTCTTGGAGGCCATAGACCCCCTGAAGGACGTGGACGGCTTCCACCCCTTGAACGTGGGGCGGCTTTGGAGCGGGGGGGAGGGGCTTTTCCCCTGCACCCCCTTGGGGGTGGTCCGCCTCCTCAAGCACTACGGGGTGGAGCTAAAGGGGAAGGAGGCGGTGATCGTGGGCCGTTCCAACATCGTGGGGAAGCCTCTTGCGGCCCTTCTCCTTCGGGAGGACGCCACCGTCACCCTGGCCCACTCCCGGACCCAAAACCTGCCGGAGGTGGCCCGGAGGGCGGAGATTTTGGTGGTGGCCGTGGGCCGCCCCCACCTGGTGCAAAAGGAGTGGGTCCGCCCCGGGGCCATCGTGGTGGACGTGGGGGTGAACCGGGTGGGGGATAGGCTTCTTGGGGACGTGCACCCCGAGGTGGCCGAGGTGGCCTCCGCCCTCACCCCGGTGCCCGGGGGCGTGGGCCCCATGACCGTGGCCATGCTCATGTACAACACCTGGAAGGCCGCCCTCTTAAGGCGCCATGGAGTTCCTGCTTAA
- a CDS encoding divergent PAP2 family protein: MEFLLNQVFWTAMAANLVAQTLKLFLYYRLEGRFQWGRFLETGGMPSSHSATVSALAVGVGLKEGFGSTLFAVAAVLALIVMYDATGIRRAAGLHAQLLNQLVQELQEVLRKGPAPGPLKELLGHTYLEVLVGALLGAFVALLSFYLFPAA, from the coding sequence ATGGAGTTCCTGCTTAACCAGGTGTTCTGGACCGCCATGGCCGCCAACCTGGTGGCCCAGACCCTGAAGCTTTTCCTTTACTACCGCCTCGAGGGCCGCTTCCAGTGGGGGCGCTTCCTGGAAACGGGGGGGATGCCCTCCAGCCACTCCGCCACGGTGAGCGCCCTGGCGGTGGGGGTGGGGCTTAAAGAGGGGTTTGGGAGCACCCTCTTCGCGGTGGCCGCGGTGTTGGCCCTCATCGTCATGTACGACGCCACCGGGATCCGCCGCGCCGCGGGCCTCCACGCCCAGCTCCTCAACCAGCTGGTCCAGGAGCTCCAGGAGGTCTTAAGGAAGGGCCCTGCCCCCGGGCCTTTGAAGGAGCTTTTGGGCCACACCTACCTCGAGGTCCTGGTGGGGGCCCTTCTCGGGGCCTTCGTCGCCCTCTTGAGCTTCTACCTCTTCCCCGCGGCGTAA